One genomic window of Magnolia sinica isolate HGM2019 chromosome 3, MsV1, whole genome shotgun sequence includes the following:
- the LOC131238741 gene encoding senescence-specific cysteine protease SAG39-like, producing MASLTKSFSVALFVWGVWASQAMGRTLQEVSMSDRHQQWMAQYDRTYKDAAEKELRFKIFKDNVEFIESFNNAGDRSYKLSVNEFADQTNEEFRATRNGFRPAQTSASRATSFMYENVTVPASMDWRKKGAVTPIKDQGQCGCCWAFSAVAATEGITQLKTGKLLSLSEQEVVDCDTNGEDQGCAGGFMDGAFDFIQHNRGLTTEAKYPYMAVDGTCNSKKEANPVAKINGHEDVMANSEKALLKAVANQPVSVAIDASGSAFQFYSSGVFTGDCGTELDHGVTAVGYGTTDDGTKYWIVKNSWGTSWGEDGYIMMERDVGAKEGICGIAMMASYPTAA from the exons ATGGCTTCCTTAACCAAATCTTTCTCCGTAGCCTTGTTCGTATGGGGAGTCTGGGCTTCTCAAGCCATGGGCCGCACTCTACAGGAAGTGTCTATGTCTGACAGGCACCAGCAATGGATGGCTCAATATGATCGCACATACAAGGATGCAGCTGAGAAAGAGCTTCGTTTCAAGATATTCAAGGACAATGTGGAATTCATAGAATCCTTCAACAATGCTGGGGACCGATCTTACAAGCTAAGTGTAAATGAATTTGCAGACCAAACCAACGAGGAGTTCAGGGCTACCCGTAACGGATTTAGGCCCGCTCAAACAAGTGCATCGAGAGCCACATCATTCATGTATGAGAACGTAACTGTGCCAGCTAGTATGGATTGGAGAAAGAAAGGCGCTGTAACCCCAATTAAAGACCAAGGACAATGTG GATGTTGTTGGGCATTCTCAGCGGTAGCAGCCACAGAAGGAATTACGCAACTCAAGACAGGGAAGTTGCTTTCCTTATCCGAGCAAGAAGTGGTGGATTGTGATACCAACGGTGAGGATCAAGGCTGTGCAGGAGGTTTCATGGATGGCGCCTTCGATTTCATTCAACACAACAGAGGACTTACAACAGAAGCCAAGTACCCCTACATGGCAGTTGATGGCACTTGCAACTCCAAGAAGGAAGCCAACCCTGTGGCCAAGATCAACGGTCACGAAGATGTTATGGCCAACAGTGAGAAAGCTCTATTAAAGGCTGTGGCCAACCAACCCGTTTCTGTCGCAATCGACGCTAGTGGATCTGCTTTCCAGTTTTACTCAAGCGGTGTGTTTACAGGAGATTGTGGTACCGAACTAGACCATGGAGTGACGGCTGTTGGATATGGGACGACAGATGATGGGACAAAGTATTGGATAGTGAAGAATTCATGGGGAACTTCATGGGGTGAAGATGGATACATAATGATGGAGAGGGATGTTGGTGCTAAAGAAGGGATATGTGGTATTGCCATGATGGCTTCTTATCCCACCGCTGCTTAG